The segment TTAATATATCCCTCATACTTGATATTGATATTCACCTGCTCCGCCACATCCCAGTCGAGAACCGGCCTTTTTGGATCAATCTCTTTCACCGCCTCATAGCTGAGCTCCGGTCTCCTCACCAGCTCTGCCAATGTTGAACCAGTTTTCAGTTCCGTACTTCCGTAACTTTTCAGGCACTCCTGCACCTCATGGGTAGCCCCCACAGGCGTCCGGTTCAGCCGTTCCACCTCTTCCCTGATCTGCTGCTCCTTTCTCAGAACGCGCTCATACCGCTCATCGTCAATGAGCCCTATCTCATGCCCTATCCCTGAAAGCCTGAGATCCGCGTTATCCTGTCTCAAAAGAAGCCTGTACTCTGCCCTGGATGTCATCATCCTGTAGGGTTCATGGCTTTCCTTTGTCACCAGATCATCGATCAGAACCCCGATATAGGCCTGCGAACGGTCCAGTACGATTCCTTCCTTTCCCTGCAGCTTTCTGGCCGCATTCACTCCCGCCATAAAGCCCTGAACAGCTGCCTCCTCATATCCAGAGCTTCCGTTAAACTGTCCTCCGCTGAACAGCCCCTCTATGGCCTTAAATTCCAGAGTTGCTCTGAGCTGCCTGGAATTAATGCAGTCGTACTCAATGGCATAGGCATTTCTCACTATCTTCACATGCTCCAGTCCCGGAACTGTCCTGTACATCGCAGTCTGGACATCTTCAGGAAGAGAGCTTGACATGCCTCCAAGGTACATCTCGTTTGTATAGAGTCCCTCTGGCTCCACAAACACCTGATGGCGCTCCTTATCCGGGAATTTGACAACCTTGTCCTCAATAGACGGGCAATATCTCGGTCCTGTTCCTTCTATTGCGCCGGAAAACAGAGGTGAGCGGTCAAGGTTCTCTCTGATAATCTCATGGGTTCTCTCATTTGTATAGGTCAGCCAGCAGGAAACCTGCTCCTTCTGCACCGATTCCGGATCTGTGGTAAAGGAAAACGGGACCACCCTGTCATCTCCGAACTGCTCCTCCATCTTGGAAAAATCAATACTCCTCCTGTCCACCCTGGCAGGCGTCCCTGTCTTAAACCGATACATTTCTATACCGAGAGCTTTCAGAGAATCCGTCAGGTGGTTGGCTGCCTGCAGCCCGTTGGGACCTGTCGGATTGCTCACATCGCCATAAATACACCTGGCCCGCAGGTAGGTGCCGGTTGCCAAAACCACAGCTCTGCAGTGATAGACGGCTCCTGACAGTGTTCGAATGCCCGTCACTCTGCCCTCTTCTGCCAGAATCTCTGTCACCTCTGCCTGTTTAATGGTGAGATGCTCTGTATTTTCCAGCACCCTCCTCATCTCACGGGTATACATCTCCTTGTCCGCCTGGGCACGGAGGGAATGGACTGCCGGCCCCTTAGACTGATTCAGCATCTTTGACTGAATGAAGGTCTTATCGATATTTTTGCCCATCTCTCCTCCCAGGGCATCCAGCTCTCTTACCAGATGGCCTTTCGAACTTCCCCCAATATTTGGATTGCACGGCATCAGGGCGATGCTGTCTACGCTCACTGTAAACACTACTGTTTCCATTCTCAGTCTGGCTGCTGCCAGAGCTGCCTCACAGCCGGCATGTCCCGCCCCTACTACCGCAATATCATACGTTTCCTCTAAATATGGCATTTCAACTTCCTCTCTTCAAGCCTGGCGCAGTTGAATCTTTTTGTTTTTTCTGTCTTTCGCTGCTTTTCTGCTGCTTTTCTGCGCTCTTTCCATTATATCACGGGCACAGCCTGTGATCGTCATTCGCCGCTCATCTTGCATGAGCAAGCTCCCGCAGGCTCGCTTGCCCTCATTATATCCTATATTTTTATTCTTTCAAATTGAAATATTGTCCAGACAGTGGTGCTCCAAAAACTGCCTTTTCTTTCTTAAATTCTCTTAAAAATCCTTCTGTAAAACTCTCTGTGTTTCACGTGAAACATTAATTGATTGATTGTTTAAATTCCGTTTTATCTGTTTAAACTCTACTTTTTTCGTTTCAATGGCTTTCCTGCAGATTCGATTACTGCATCTCCACTATAACAGAGTCCTCCATAGCCCTGCTGTCCTCAATCAGACTGCCGTAAAGGCTTTTAGCCACTTCCTCAAACGTCAGGTTTTCATTATCTGTCAGTACCACAAAGCAGCTGTCCGACTCGGCATTTGGCAGTCTTCCCTTTAATTCCAGTCTGTGCTGGTAGGCTGTACCGCCGCATTCCCAGGTTCCATCCTTCCTCTCATAGTAGGTGGCACAAATCCCGTCTTCTTCTGATTGGCTGAATGTTTTTACAATTTCTTCCCTTTTTGCACATCCGGCAAACAGCACTGAGCAAAGAACAACCAGAACTAATTTCTTTGCACGATATGTCCTCCCCCAATGCTTTCGCCATGCCATAGTTCCTTTCTGTGCCTTTCTTGTTTCGTACATTGCTGTCCTTTTTCTTGCAAAATCTCACTTAAATCCATTACTTGGGGCAGTTCCAGCACGTTCTAATATCTCTGCCGTGCTGCGTACTGCTGACCTTCTAAATTCCTGAAAAAGCAGACAAATATGGTATCCATTCTCTCGCTGTAATTCCTTGTTTCACGTGAAACATTGTCATGTAAACGCGAAACACTTTCATGAAAAAAACAGATCAAACCTGCCGGCCTCATAATTTTATTATCCCATCTCGACTAACGTCCCGACGGGAGTGCTCGTCAAATGCACGCTCATGAAGCATGACATATGCTTTCCTTATTATTTTACCATTTCATTTGTATATGGCAGCCTTCGTCAGAACTTACCGCCCGGCTTTCAGCAGTGAATGCTGAAACAGATAAAGCTGATTTTAATTTTATGGCTTCTTTTTCTTTCTATTTCATCCTTATTTCTGTTTGATTTTAGGCTGTTTGCCTACTTATTATACCATCACTTAGTCAGATGATCGAGAAGGTTTTAATCGTTCAGGCAAAGCGATTCTGCAGTTGGTAATTGCCTAATTGTCAGTTGGTTATAGATTAGTTTTTGTTATATAATAGTTTTTATAGTATAACTTATTTTTATATATAACTATCAATTATATGTTTTTATTCTATTATTCCTTCTCTCATTTTTTATCAGCTTTTCTGACTGCTGCGGCTGGCTGCTCATTTTCGACGTTTGCTTCCTGTCTTCCTTCTGCCTTCCCCTCGGTTCTCCTCTGTGCGTTCTCTTCTGTTCTCCCCCGTGTATTCTCCTCTGTGTTCTTCCTATTTCCTATTCAGGTTTCATCCTCCCATGGTCCTATACACAGAAACACCTTGTTTTTCCATTCTCTCAAAAACTGTTCCCTTTTAAAACGCAGCCGGAGGCTGGACGTCCTATCCATCTGCCCGCCTTCAGCTGCTAACCTGATTTCCTATACCTGTTAAACAGAGCTATTTTCCCATGCAGAATTTGCTGAAAATCTCATTGACCAGATCATCCTCCAGGGCCTCTCCCACGATCGTTCCCAGTTCCTCGTAGGCGTTCATGAGATCAATAGAGAAAAAGTCCTCAGGCATCTGATCTTCAATGCTCTTTTCTACCAGAAGCAGGCTGTCATACGCCTCTCTGAGGGCTGTTTTGTGCCGGACATTGGTAATCATCACTTCATCATTAAAATCAATTTTTCCCGAGAAAAACAATTCTCTGATCCGCTCCTCCAGGACGTCGATTCCCTTTTGTTCCTTTGCCGAAACAGGAATCACCGTCTGGCCGGTCCTCTCCTCAAGCTCTTTTTCTGTCACAAGCATCTCCAGATCCGTTTTATTTAACAGCACGATGGCTTTTCTTCCCCTGATAAGCTCCATAATCTCCCGATCATTTTCATCCAGAGGCCTGGAACCATCCACCACGTAGATAATCAAGTCCGCGTCATCTGCAATCTGTCTCGCCTTATCCACGCCGATTTTTTCCACAATATCGTCCGTGTCCCTGATTCCCGCTGTGTCGATAATGTTGAGGCTGATGCCGTGAAGCCTTATATTCTCTTCCAGCGTATCTCTCGTGGTACCTGCCACATCCGTCACAATCGCCCTCTCCTCTCCTACCAGCACATTCATAAGAGAGGATTTTCCTGCATTGGGCTTTCCCAAAATAACCGTCTTTACGCCCTCCCTGACCACTCTTCCGTTATCTGCCGTGGCAAGGAGTTTCTCTATCTCCTGCTTAATCGGAATGAGCCTTTCGTGAAGAATCTCAGGGTAACCCTCCAGAGAAATGTGCTCCGGATCGTCCAGAGCTGATTCTATAAAAGCGATTTCATAGATGAGTTTTTCTCTCAGCTCCTTCACCTTTCTGGACATTGCCCCGTTCAGCTGATTTACAGAGCTTTTCAGTGCGTAATCGTTTTTTGCATTGATCACATCGATAACCGCCTCTGCCTGGGACAGATCGATTCTGCCATTCAAAAATGCCCGCTTTGTGAACTCTCCCGGCTCGGCTAGCCTCGCCCCGTTTTTTACCACTGTTTCCAGAATCTTCCGCATGACAAGGACGCCGCCGTGGCAGTCGATCTCTACCGTGTCCTCTGCCGTATAGCTTCTCGGCCCCCGCATCAGCATGACCAGAACCTCGTCTATCAGCTCATTTTCATCATATATATGACCGTAATGTATGGTAAACGTCTTTTCTTCTGAAAGCTTCCTGCCATTTGGCTTTCTGAAGATTCGATCAGCCACCTTTACTGCATCTTCTCCGCTGATCCTCACAACGCCGATTCCCGAATTTGTCATTCCTGTTGAAATGGCCGCGATTGTATCATTCCTGAACATAGCTTTTTCCTTCCTCTCTGTGGTTCAGATTCTCTCTGATATTCTCTGCTTCATCAGGAAAACCAGCCCTCCTGCGGAATGGCTTTCCTCATAAGGCAGACAGTAATATTATGGCTCCCCGCCTGCTTTTATATTTTGCGGGATCCCGCCCTTATGGGGGATTGCTTTTTCCTCTGCCCCAAAGGGCTCACGCTCGCCCCCCTAAAGGGATTTCCTGGCTCTGCGGCCGCCCCAGGGCGCCTTCTCTTGGCCTTCGGCCCCGAAGGGCTCACGCGAGAAAACCCTTTTGGGGTTTTCTCGCTTTGCGGCATTCGCCGCATGAAAATGAATGGGCAGTCTCCAGGCGGTGAGCAAGCTCCCCCCTGGAGACTGCCCATTCATTTTCGCCCTTCTCATTGCTAATAAAAAATGTTCAAACAGGGACTTGGTGACCGGTAGTTTTGGTTTGTCCTGCCTGAACATTTTTTATTATTTATCGTCCGGTCAGGTGGGGGTTATTCCCGTTCTGAACGGTCTTTTTTTCCTTCCTTCTTCAGAGAAATAATCACGTGTCTGAATGGTTCTTCGCCGTCGCTTCTTGTCACAACGTACTTATCGTTCTGAAGTGCCGCATGGATAATCCGTCTTTCGTAAGGGTTCATGGGCTCAAGGGAAACGGCGCGCTTGGTCCTCTTTACCTTGTAGGCAATGTTCTTTGCCAGGGTTTCCAGAGTTTCCTTTCTTCTCTCCCGGTAGTTCTCCGTATCCAGCTTTACACGGATATAGTCGTCCTTCTTCTTGTTTACCACAAGACTTACCAGGTACTGAAGGGAGTCTAAGGTCTGCCCTCTTTTTCCGATCAGGATTCCCATGTCGGTTCCTTCCATGTTAATGTTCATTTCCTTCTCTTCTGCATTATACACGGCTGTGATGGAAACCTCCATGTTCATGGAATCAAATACCTGATTCAGAAAATGAATGGCTCTGTCTTCAACGCGTTCCTTTCTCTTTGCTCTGATTACGGCAGGCTTGGCGCCAATCCCCAAAAATCCGGCGCTTCCCCGCTCAACGACCTCGTACTCCAGCTTGTCGCTGGTAGTTTCAAGCTCGATCAGTGCCTTTGTAACAGCTTCATCCACGGTTTTTGCGGAAACTGTAATCATATCCATACTGCACCCCTCCTACTTGTTGTGCTTTTCGTTATACTTCTGAACCATTCTGGCCTTGGCTGCAAGGCTTCCCGGCTTCGGATCGCTGTTGTAGAACTCGGTTGAATCCTTCACCTGCTTTGCATTCCTTTCCAGCCTGCGGTTCTTCTCAGCCTCTTCCTCCTCCTGCTTTGCCTGAATGCTCTTGAGATTCACGGCTGCATTCTGATTGATCTTTGCTGGCGGAAGCCCCTTCTTCGCACGTTTTTTGTTCATCTTCTCAACATTCTTCCTGATAAGCTCGTCCATATCCACTTTCTTCATGTAGGAGTTGACGAACATCTGCTGGAAAATGAGGATGATACCCTGGACAACCCAGTAGATACCAATACCTGCCGGCAGGGTAAAGCAGAAGAATACAGACATGAGAGGCATGGTGATCATCATGCTGTTCATCATCTGTGCACCCGGAGCATCCTTATCCATGGTCTGATTGGTGCTCATCAGCTTTGTGGAGAGCCACTGGGTAATACCTGCCAGAATCGGGATAATCCATGCAACTGTTATATTTGAAAAACCGGTAAACGGCGCTGTTGCCAGATTAATTCCCAGGAAGGAGTTCATCTGCTCTATCTTGTCCGCATTCTGTGCGATTACGTCTGCAATAGAAGGAAATGCATTTTCAAGTCCCTTCCAGTTATCAGGTGTAAACTTATAGAGCAGATCGATGACCTTGTTTGGATTTGCCAGAGCCTCAGCCGTAAAGCCGTTGCTCATCTTTCCGCCTACCTCAATCAGCTTGGAGGCAAAATCCGGCTGATTCTGGAGAGGTTCCACTACATTCTCAAAGAACACTCTAACAGACGGAACGTAGGCCGGGATATTGTAGATAACGCGGTACAGTGCCAAAATAATCGGGAACTGGATTAACAGAGGAAGGCATCCTGCTGTCGGGGAGGAGCCGTACTTTTCATAGACGGCCTTCATCTCCACCTGCTGCTTTGCCATGGAGGTCTGATCCGTTTTTCCCTTATATTTCTTCTGAATCGCTGCAATTTCCGGGTTCATAAGCGCCATCATCTTGGAGGATTTCTGCTGCTTTAAGGTCAGCGGAAACAGAAGAAGCCTTGTGATGATGGTGAACAGAATAATACATACGCCAATGTTAAAAACGCCGAAGGAGCTTGTGAACCTGAACAGCAAGTCCATGACGATTCCAAACAGGCTGGCGATTGGCCCTAAAATAGAGCCTGCTTTCGTCGCTACAAAAAATTCCAATTAACTACCTCCTACTTATATGGGCGCGCCTTCTGCCCGGCACGGCCCTTTTGCTACGGAACCGGATCATAACCGCCTTCTGCAAACGGATGACATCGGAGTATCCGCTTACAGGCCAAAAAACCACCTTTTAACGCGCCGTACTTTTGAAGTGCCTCAATGGCGTATTGAGAACACGTAGGCGTGTACCTGCAGTGAGGTCCTGTCATGGGGGAAATATACCTCTGGTATCCCCGGATCATTTTAATAAAGATCTTTTTAACCAATATTCTCACTTCGATTCTCTAAAATGTTATGAAGTCCGCACAGGTGCAGATAAGCACTCTCTATCTGCCTGAAATTCGATTCCTTTGCAGCCGCTCTGGCGACTACCACGATGTCCAGTCCAGCCTTAACCATGGGCTTGTTCAGTCGGTAGCTTTCCCTTAAAAGTCTTGTAATGTGATGGCGTACCACGCTGTTCCCCACTTTTTTGCTGACGGAAATGCCAATCCTTGTATCGGCCCCCTCTTCCGTTTTCATCA is part of the Clostridium sp. M62/1 genome and harbors:
- the mnmG gene encoding tRNA uridine-5-carboxymethylaminomethyl(34) synthesis enzyme MnmG gives rise to the protein MPYLEETYDIAVVGAGHAGCEAALAAARLRMETVVFTVSVDSIALMPCNPNIGGSSKGHLVRELDALGGEMGKNIDKTFIQSKMLNQSKGPAVHSLRAQADKEMYTREMRRVLENTEHLTIKQAEVTEILAEEGRVTGIRTLSGAVYHCRAVVLATGTYLRARCIYGDVSNPTGPNGLQAANHLTDSLKALGIEMYRFKTGTPARVDRRSIDFSKMEEQFGDDRVVPFSFTTDPESVQKEQVSCWLTYTNERTHEIIRENLDRSPLFSGAIEGTGPRYCPSIEDKVVKFPDKERHQVFVEPEGLYTNEMYLGGMSSSLPEDVQTAMYRTVPGLEHVKIVRNAYAIEYDCINSRQLRATLEFKAIEGLFSGGQFNGSSGYEEAAVQGFMAGVNAARKLQGKEGIVLDRSQAYIGVLIDDLVTKESHEPYRMMTSRAEYRLLLRQDNADLRLSGIGHEIGLIDDERYERVLRKEQQIREEVERLNRTPVGATHEVQECLKSYGSTELKTGSTLAELVRRPELSYEAVKEIDPKRPVLDWDVAEQVNINIKYEGYIKRQLQQVAQFKKMESRKLDESFDYSTVKSLRKEAVQKLNLYKPRNIGQASRISGVSPADISVLLVHLEQLKYQRERNEGQRQNTQEES
- the mnmE gene encoding tRNA uridine-5-carboxymethylaminomethyl(34) synthesis GTPase MnmE, which produces MFRNDTIAAISTGMTNSGIGVVRISGEDAVKVADRIFRKPNGRKLSEEKTFTIHYGHIYDENELIDEVLVMLMRGPRSYTAEDTVEIDCHGGVLVMRKILETVVKNGARLAEPGEFTKRAFLNGRIDLSQAEAVIDVINAKNDYALKSSVNQLNGAMSRKVKELREKLIYEIAFIESALDDPEHISLEGYPEILHERLIPIKQEIEKLLATADNGRVVREGVKTVILGKPNAGKSSLMNVLVGEERAIVTDVAGTTRDTLEENIRLHGISLNIIDTAGIRDTDDIVEKIGVDKARQIADDADLIIYVVDGSRPLDENDREIMELIRGRKAIVLLNKTDLEMLVTEKELEERTGQTVIPVSAKEQKGIDVLEERIRELFFSGKIDFNDEVMITNVRHKTALREAYDSLLLVEKSIEDQMPEDFFSIDLMNAYEELGTIVGEALEDDLVNEIFSKFCMGK
- the jag gene encoding RNA-binding cell elongation regulator Jag/EloR, with protein sequence MDMITVSAKTVDEAVTKALIELETTSDKLEYEVVERGSAGFLGIGAKPAVIRAKRKERVEDRAIHFLNQVFDSMNMEVSITAVYNAEEKEMNINMEGTDMGILIGKRGQTLDSLQYLVSLVVNKKKDDYIRVKLDTENYRERRKETLETLAKNIAYKVKRTKRAVSLEPMNPYERRIIHAALQNDKYVVTRSDGEEPFRHVIISLKKEGKKDRSERE
- a CDS encoding YidC/Oxa1 family membrane protein insertase; protein product: MEFFVATKAGSILGPIASLFGIVMDLLFRFTSSFGVFNIGVCIILFTIITRLLLFPLTLKQQKSSKMMALMNPEIAAIQKKYKGKTDQTSMAKQQVEMKAVYEKYGSSPTAGCLPLLIQFPIILALYRVIYNIPAYVPSVRVFFENVVEPLQNQPDFASKLIEVGGKMSNGFTAEALANPNKVIDLLYKFTPDNWKGLENAFPSIADVIAQNADKIEQMNSFLGINLATAPFTGFSNITVAWIIPILAGITQWLSTKLMSTNQTMDKDAPGAQMMNSMMITMPLMSVFFCFTLPAGIGIYWVVQGIILIFQQMFVNSYMKKVDMDELIRKNVEKMNKKRAKKGLPPAKINQNAAVNLKSIQAKQEEEEAEKNRRLERNAKQVKDSTEFYNSDPKPGSLAAKARMVQKYNEKHNK
- the yidD gene encoding membrane protein insertion efficiency factor YidD, encoding MLVKKIFIKMIRGYQRYISPMTGPHCRYTPTCSQYAIEALQKYGALKGGFLACKRILRCHPFAEGGYDPVP
- the rnpA gene encoding ribonuclease P protein component — translated: MKHFNSIKKYADFQKVYRTGKSYANRLLIMYVMKTEEGADTRIGISVSKKVGNSVVRHHITRLLRESYRLNKPMVKAGLDIVVVARAAAKESNFRQIESAYLHLCGLHNILENRSENIG